One stretch of Niallia sp. XMNu-256 DNA includes these proteins:
- a CDS encoding 2Fe-2S iron-sulfur cluster binding domain-containing protein, producing MKKLTIGSLKYNHMKQTITIDQPIYMNKLPVNQPNRVLEIKQNQRYFQVEVKKGQSILDAALEQNVFLDYKCKKGTCGKCRVELLNGSTYLQPANYLEEKKLNDLIHRRFRLACQAIAR from the coding sequence ATGAAAAAATTAACAATAGGCTCCTTAAAGTATAATCACATGAAGCAAACGATTACGATAGATCAACCTATTTATATGAATAAACTGCCTGTCAATCAACCAAATAGGGTATTAGAAATTAAACAAAATCAACGTTATTTTCAAGTAGAAGTGAAAAAAGGCCAATCTATATTAGATGCAGCCCTCGAACAAAATGTATTTTTAGATTATAAATGTAAAAAGGGCACCTGCGGTAAATGTAGGGTGGAATTATTGAATGGGAGCACTTATCTCCAACCAGCAAATTATCTTGAGGAGAAGAAATTAAACGACTTAATACATAGAAGATTTCGTCTAGCCTGTCAGGCTATAGCCAGGTGA
- a CDS encoding IMEF encapsulin system ferritin-like cargo protein, with translation MEVTFKEIDTIFNRTKNALMEFMEIITPVIENAKDDHERLYWHHIYEEEEHRSDRLDILLPKIQAFLKDEHSIASNQLEFIHLLQDISLEKFGLHNFLEHLDLSLFQFKGTELEGKIQTLRDFTYDDYQQMKTILEKLNQEFQGGIQLDTSIPTDEKEGKSSNVKIEAYSHDHSHERNQSKQTLRKTLTVGSLKQR, from the coding sequence ATGGAAGTGACTTTTAAGGAAATAGATACCATTTTTAATCGAACAAAAAATGCATTAATGGAATTTATGGAGATTATAACACCGGTCATTGAAAATGCGAAGGATGACCACGAGCGCCTTTATTGGCATCATATTTATGAAGAAGAAGAACATCGTTCCGATCGTTTGGATATTTTGCTACCAAAGATTCAAGCATTCCTAAAAGATGAACATAGTATAGCTAGTAACCAGCTTGAATTTATACACCTTTTACAAGACATAAGTTTAGAGAAGTTTGGCCTACATAATTTTTTAGAACACTTAGATTTATCTCTTTTTCAATTTAAAGGAACCGAACTTGAAGGAAAAATCCAAACATTAAGGGACTTTACTTATGATGATTATCAACAAATGAAAACTATCTTGGAAAAATTGAATCAAGAATTTCAAGGTGGTATTCAATTGGATACATCTATTCCAACCGATGAAAAAGAAGGAAAGAGTTCGAATGTAAAAATTGAGGCTTATTCACATGATCATTCACATGAGCGTAATCAATCAAAACAAACTTTGAGAAAAACGTTAACCGTTGGCAGTCTAAAACAAAGATAA
- a CDS encoding iron-siderophore ABC transporter substrate-binding protein: MKSMRTILSILSIMLIFILAACGGNDKVNNAEEKGNSPKTEDTSYTVEHAMGTTTIEKTPEKVVILTNEGTEALLALGVTPVGAVQSFTGDPWYDHIADEMKDVEVVGLESEVNVEAIAALQPDLIIGNKMRQEAIYEQLSAIAPTVFAEDLRGNWKHNFELYAKALNKEDKGKEVIEEYDARIANLKEQLGDKLNMTISMVRFMAGDVRIYQKDSFSGVILDQLGFARPESQNVDEFAIKGATKEQIPLMDGDILFYFTYETGDGTASQLEKEWLEDPIFQNLEVAKKGEVHKVDDVIWNTAGGIKAAHLMLDDIEKIFLK; this comes from the coding sequence ATGAAATCTATGAGAACCATATTATCCATTCTATCCATCATGCTGATCTTTATCTTAGCTGCATGCGGAGGCAATGATAAAGTGAACAATGCCGAAGAGAAAGGGAACAGTCCTAAAACAGAAGATACAAGCTATACAGTTGAGCATGCCATGGGCACAACGACAATCGAAAAAACACCTGAAAAAGTCGTCATTCTAACAAATGAAGGAACGGAAGCCCTTTTAGCTCTTGGTGTCACGCCTGTTGGTGCTGTCCAATCTTTTACAGGAGATCCTTGGTATGATCATATTGCCGATGAAATGAAAGACGTTGAGGTAGTTGGATTAGAAAGTGAAGTAAATGTAGAAGCCATTGCTGCCTTGCAGCCAGACTTAATTATTGGAAATAAAATGCGTCAAGAAGCTATTTACGAGCAGCTAAGCGCTATTGCTCCTACTGTATTTGCAGAAGACTTACGAGGCAATTGGAAACACAACTTTGAACTTTATGCAAAAGCACTTAATAAAGAAGACAAAGGAAAAGAAGTAATAGAGGAATACGATGCTCGTATCGCCAATCTAAAAGAACAACTTGGGGATAAATTAAATATGACGATCTCTATGGTTCGCTTTATGGCAGGAGATGTTCGTATTTATCAAAAAGATTCTTTTTCTGGAGTAATTCTAGATCAGCTTGGATTTGCTAGACCAGAAAGTCAAAATGTAGACGAGTTTGCGATAAAAGGAGCTACGAAAGAACAAATTCCTCTAATGGATGGAGATATTCTCTTCTACTTTACATATGAAACTGGGGATGGTACTGCTTCTCAGCTTGAAAAAGAATGGTTAGAGGACCCTATATTCCAAAACCTTGAAGTAGCAAAAAAAGGCGAAGTACACAAAGTAGATGACGTCATTTGGAATACAGCAGGCGGTATAAAAGCTGCCCACTTAATGTTAGATGACATTGAAAAAATATTTCTAAAGTAA